One genomic segment of Entelurus aequoreus isolate RoL-2023_Sb linkage group LG25, RoL_Eaeq_v1.1, whole genome shotgun sequence includes these proteins:
- the rrp7a gene encoding ribosomal RNA-processing protein 7 homolog A — translation MATPKSSHANGKACVIPGDFTVLPIKLYSDSNTQHNLYVKEHKVREEKSSYRPLDKTLFVLNIPPYCSEDVIKELFSQFGSVTSVELNEHPGSFHSGAKPSRYFKPAQKQCFKVGYVIFRACSGIAAVKSHPFDVPLVVCSTQPGVKTGVRKWIQQYKNNLVQPDRLQHVVDNLMKNFDLKKKREEEQQKLEAEQKEEDQEGWVKVTKGPKGAKARPYSEAADERTLRRERRKKKRKELLNFYAWQHKNTQKEHIADLRKKFEEDKQKIALLRAQRKFRPY, via the exons ATGGCGACTCCCAAGAGCAGCCATGCTAACGGCAAGGCTTGTGTTATTCCAGGAGACTTTACAG TATTGCCCATAAAGTTGTACTCCGACTCGAACACACAACACAACTTGTACGTGAAAGAGCACAAAGTTCGGGAAGAGAAAAGTTCCTACAGACCGCTGGATAAAACCCTGTTTGTCCTCAACATCCCCCCGTACTGCTCTGAG GACGTCATCAAGGAACTCTTCTCCCAGTTTGGCTCGGTTACGTCTGTGGAGTTAAATGAGCATCCGGGATCCTTTCACTCCGGTGCCAAACCGTCCCGATACTTCAAGCCCGCCCAGAAGCAG TGCTTCAAAGTGGGCTACGTCATCTTCCGGGCTTGCTCCGGCATCGCTGCGGTGAAGTCGCACCCTTTCGACGTCCCTTTGGTCGTCTGCTCCACGCAACCCGGGGTCAAAACCGGAGTACGCA AATGGATCCAGCAGTACAAAAACAATCTTGTTCAGCCGGACAGACTCCAACACGTGGTCGACAACCTCATGAAGAACTTTGACCTCAAGAAGAAAAGG GAAGAGGAGCAGCAAAAGCTGGAGGCGGAGCAAAAAGAGGAGGACCAGGAGGGCTGGGTGAAGGTGACCAAGGGTCCCAAGGGCGCCAAGGCCCGGCCCTACAGCGAGGCCGCCGACGAAAGGACGCTACGGAgggagaggaggaagaagaagaggaaggagcTCCTCAACTTCTACGCTTGGCAGCACAAGAACACGCAGAAAGAAC ATATTGCTGATCTGAGGAAAAAATTTGAGGAGGACAAACAGAAAATTGCTCTCCTGAGAGCTCAAAGAAAATTCCGGCCCTATTAA